A window of Oryza glaberrima chromosome 2, OglaRS2, whole genome shotgun sequence genomic DNA:
atATGTATTGGTCATGCGTCCGCCCATTGAATACGTAATGCCATGATATTGTATTAAATATGATATTCATATTCCAGATGGGTTCCACCTGCTTTGCCATCCAGCAGAAGTCCTGAGCGTGAAAAAGAATCTACTTTTGCGGCTGGTAGAAGCAGGGTAAGAGATTGCTGCATTTTGTTGAAGGCCTTTTGCTTTGTTACGGTGAATGTTTTTGTCCTACTACAAATACGAATTCACATTTTCTTTCTTCAGCGTGTCGAAGTGGAGCGCACATTGACTGATTCACAGCGTGATGAATTTGAGGACATGCTACGTGCATTGACATTGGAGAGAAGTCAGATAAAGGAGGCTATGGGATTTGCATTGGATAATGCTGATGCAGCTGGAGAGGTAAATCCTTCCTTGCGCTAGATTTGACTTGATCAGTCaatttctccctttctttctttatttttaaataaggaTGTATTATTTCATTCTTGTTTAGGTTgccttcttcttgttctttttttgttttagattttttataaaacaCCCTTTTTTTGGTAAATCACATAACATGAGAGTACTCATTAGTGCTTTGCCTTGTATGTTCAGATTGTTGAAGTTCTTACAGAATCTTTGACACTCAAGGAGACACCCATCCCAACCAAGGTTGCTCGGCTTATGCTAGTGTCTGATATTCTTCATAACAGCAGCGCTCCAGTGAAGAATGCTTCTGCATTCCGGACAAAGTTTGAGGCTGCTCTACCTGATGTTATAGAAAGCTTCAATGATTTATACCGCAGTATCACTGGAAGGATTACTGCTGAAGCTCTGAAGGTAAGTTGTATTGTTCTGTTTTTTGAGTCCTTTATTTTATTCCTTTCTTGATGTTACCTTACGATAGCATTATTTTGTTGTTTCTCTGCAGGAGAGAGTTTTGAAAGTTCTACAAGTATGGGCGGACTGGTTCTTATTTTCCGATGCATATCTGAATGGACTAAGAGCTACCTTTCTTAGATCAAGCCACTCAGGGGTCATCCCTTTTCACTCTCTATGTGGTGATACACCAGAAATTGAAAAGAAAGCTAGCTCTGAGGACGGCAGTGATGGATTTAGGCTCAACGAAGATGGTGCCTTGGCCACAGGAAAGGCAGCGGCAACAAGGGAGCTGTTAGGGCTTCCGCTAGCTGAACTTGAACGCCGTTGCAGACATAATGGCCTCTCGCTATGTGGTGGTAAAGAGATGATGGTTGCCAGGTTGCTTAGCTTGGAAGAGGCTGAGAAGGAACGAGTATATGAGAAGGACGCGGGCATTAAATATGGACAAGGAGAATCGCATAGAACTGGAAGAGATGACATTGCTGTGAATGCTCGTAATGCTTCTAGACCTGGAGAAGGTACTGATAGTGGTGAATCAGACATGTTGGGTCTCTCTCATTATGCTATGGAAGCAGGGCACAAACGCTCTAATGAATCCACACCCGCTGAACCTGTTCCAAGCAAGAAGCCAAAAGTTGACCCTGTTTTGCCCGCTTCAAAATGGAGTCGAGAGGATGATGTCAGCGATGATGAAGATAGAAAAGGTGGCAGAGGCTTAGGATTAAGCTATTCATCTGGTAGCGATATTGCTGGTGATTCTGGGAAAGCTGATGCAACAGAAGTTAGTACTGATCACTCGAATCATCACCAGGATACGATTCTTGATGAAGAGCATAGGTACCTTTTGTCATGATTTAGCATGCAATCCAATTACATTTTTTAATCATGTACTCCGTATTAGCCAATTACTTCATACAGTTTATAATGTAATTGCACATGCCTTGTGATCTGCAGAAAGAAGTTAAGGCAGATTGAAATTGCTGTTATGCAGTATCGTGAATCTCTTGAGGAGAAGGGTTTGCGAAACACAGAAGAGATTGAGAAGAAGGTTGCCAGCCACCGTAGGCGTCTTCAGTCTGAATATGGTTTATCATTTTCAAATGATGGTGCAAACAACAGGCGCTCTTCTGGTATGTAAGAAGGCAGCAATGACATATCCTCTGCTTGTTGGATAATtgcttttttgttgtttttgaacatACATCCTTcacttctgaattctgatactagtgaagaatatttttttttgatatttggCTACCTTTGTTATCTGCGTGATATATCCTCATGAAAAGCATCACTTCCTTTTTTTCAGAGAGGACATCGTCGGAGCGGAGAGATAGGCATGATGATTCTTCAAGAAAGCGTCGTCGAAGCCTGAGCAGGAGCCGTAGTCCTCCAAGGAGATCACTGGAAAGAGATCGAGAGCACAATCGCAACAGAGACACAGACAGATCTCATGGTAATGATGctggaagagagagagacagggTACGTGAAAAAAGCGCAAGCCGAGGGAGGGATGATCACTATGATAGAAGCAGAGACAGGGAGAAGGACAGGAGAAAGGGAAGGTGATTGATGCCTGCAAAATCTCTTGCATTCATCCCCTTGCCTGAATAAGGTGCAGTGTGATATCCTGTGCCAGGTTGCATCAGTTAAAATCTGTTGCATATATGAAGAGTATCTGGCCTGCCACCTGCCGCATGGCTTGAAGAACAACCTGTGTATTGAGTGCCCTACTCATGTAGCTTGAAAAACAGGGACAGTGTGAAAAATAGAATATTATCAAGTGGAACTGCGGAAGTAGTGCATTGAAACTCTCCGCCTTGTGGTGGACGACCGCAGCTAGGAACTTTGCTTTGGTGACAAATGAAGTCAAGAGAGTTGCTTTGGCGACATTGTCCATTTTTATTCATTGATGAAATCAACGAGTGTAGTTGACGAagtaatcctttttttttttttacaatttctgCTATGCTCTAGTTTAGTTGCTATGGTAGAGGTAGTATAGTGATAGTAGGGGTCAAACTGGGTATGTTTTGTCAGATTGAAGGTGCATTATTCTCATCCTTTGCGTTTGTATAATTGTATTTTACCAGTCTGGTCAGGTTAGCTATGCTGCTATTTTTACCTCCCTTCGAATCCAGCATACACAAACTGAACAAATCGTTCTCTAGTACAGTTGCTATGTTGGTATGCATGTAAATGTATGGATGTCTGCACATGAATGCTTGGTGAATCACTGATGAGCATCTGAAATCTACCAGAAGAAAACAAGAAGAGCCCAGGAATGGGAAGTAAAGAGCATGCAACTGCAGGAGATAACAACCAAAACATGGGGGTGATGCCCCATGCTAAACTAGTTAGGTCCCGGATCGAATGAGACGTCGCAACAAACAAACCCAAAGGCTTCTGGCAGCGAATTCAGAGGTGACACCTTTTTAAAGCCGCAGCAGCCCACTGGTTTGATCGTGTTAGTTAAGGGGAATCTTCACTTAATCTAGCTATATTTTCGGTGATACATAAATCAAGAGGCAAAGCAGGTTTTCATATGTCAAGAATTAAACAACTAATGTCAAAGAATTAAACAATTATACATAACAAATAGCAACAaattaattagcatatgaacCTTGAACTGATCCGACACCACCTTTCGCCATCGCAAACTTCTTTCTAGACTGAAGACTCGGGCTAGAGATGGATATGAGTTAGATTAAGATGAATGTTACACGCTGCCCGTCAGCTTCAGTTTTCGTTGCTTATTGTCTTTGCATGGTGGCGAGATTACTACTTACAAATGTTGTCATTCGAAGAGAAAAAAAGCGATTCCTCAACGTTCAGGTCCCACAAGGCAATGCGAGCTATCTCAGCATAAATGGATCACAAGATGATAAGATATGCACGAGAAAAGTCATCAGATCATGAATCAGCGGCACATAGATTCAGGCTTGCATTCATATTGCACTACTATAGTACTATAAATTTTCATCCTGGCCAAAATGCTTCTCTCACACCGGTTTGTACACGAGCTAAAATGAGGAAATCTAAGGCATTAGATATTTTGAATGGCTTTCCCTATCTGCTCGCCAACCCAAATAGCATGTTATTGGGTGATTGTgccattgtattttttttaattacacggCAAATGCACACATATACACACCACTACATATGCAAAGGCACACTTACATCCCACGAATGTCTCAATACATGTTTTAACTTGATCTCACAAAAATCCAGCTGAAATCCTATCTACATGCCCTTCTGAAAGTTGACATCTAAAACTAAGATCAAGAATCTTCCATATATTAAATGTTGCGTTTATGACTGACAATATCACACTCTCTTCATCCCACAAAAAACAAACCTGTTGCACTTGTCACACTAAAAAAACATCCCATAAAATAAGTAAATATTCATGAAAATTGGACTTACAAATTctctaaaattatgaaaaaaataatagaggTTGGTATAAGCATGGAATACATTTACACCACGGCCAGTGTCTCCAAGTACactggcatggcatggcatgcaGTGCACCTAGCAAATACACTAAAAAagccaaaagaaaaataatataataataataaaccaGCTGCCTTTGTGACAAcagcccaacccaacccacaAAAATATCCCATCCCCTCACGAAATCCATTTCATCCATTTttccgctctctctctctctctccgaatGCGCGTGATCTCGCACTCGCAGCCTCAGCATCAGCTGCATCACTCCCCGCCTCTCCGCGATCGCAAGGGCCGCGCCGATCCCCCCCGCACCAGAAGCCCTCGAGATTCCGATCTCCCAGAAAACCTCCGCCTCGCAGCGCGACGGATCCATCCATCTCGCCACCTTTCTCCCACAAGGTATAAATTCTTGTTTCTTTGCTCGCTCTGCTTGGTTTTGCGGTTCTTGTTGCTGTAATTCTGGTGGCGGCTGTGTCCTTTTGTTCGGTCTGGGAATTCGGTTTTGCTGGGTTGGTTAATTTCTTGTGTTGTCATTTCGCGCGTCATTTTCCATTGTGTACAGTACAGAGCAGTAGATTTTGCACGGATCTCGTACAGGTGAGTGGTTTGGGGGTTAGTTAGAGGAAGTTATCTTTTATATCGAGTTGGATGGTGAAAGTGAAACCTCACCCAACTCAGGTGGTGGTctaaggggaagaaaaaaagatatcTTTGTTGGTATAGGTATAGCCCCTTGATTCGTTTTGAATCGTGTGTTTTGAATTCCGAGTTAGTCTCATTTTATTCTCCTGTTACATTTTTGATTTAGGACAAATACCGATGTTCAATTATGGATGTTGGTTGGCCAAACTTGTCCTAGTTTATTCCTGATTCTGTGCAATTataacctttttttattttttttgggggttgtGTCCTGTGATTGCTGAAGTATGATGCAataattgagttttttttttttttttgttatcacAAAGGCTTGAAATGTGCCAACGAGAAGTGGATGTTGAGACTTGAGACTGTATCCTTCTGTGTCCTACATGGTAGTAGTACAGACACTTGTGTGATGTCTGTTAGgtttttgtttctgtttttctcCATCCTGTTACATCAGCATTGGTGCTTTGCATACCTGGTACATAGCAATTTGGGCGATTGCGCTCTTGATTGTTTGGTTTATATTGTTGGTTTTGCCATTATTGATGTCTTGTTGGCTCATCGCTGTTTTGGACTCATTGTACATTTGTTCTTCTTTTGGTTCTCAATTCTATAATGGTTTGccatcttgattttttttttaggaatttACTAGCTCTCGGAGAAACTACGGTTGAGGCTTGCGGTTTGGATGCACCTTCATGTTTATAAGAAGGCTCAGAGCTACCTGATATAACTCCTGTTCTGTCATAAACAGGTGTGCTTACTTGTGTATGTGCCATTTGAGTACTCAACTGTTTTCTGGTTTCTGATTGCTCTGTTAATTCAATTTCGCAGTGATATGCCTGTTTCTTTCCTCATGTGTTCATCTTCTTATGTGCAGCTTATCAACATGGGAATCTACCTCAGTACCCCCAAAACCGATAAGTTCTCTGAAGACGGGGAAAATGATAAGCTTAAATTTGGTCTTTCGTCTATGCAAGGATGGCGTGCAAGCATGGAAGATGCTGTGAGTTTACCACTAGAACGCTAACATCATTGTCAGTTTGGGCAATACCTCATTTGCTTAACGAAACCTTTATAACATTTTGAAAATATGGATATCCAACTTTGTATCATGAttatagtttgttgctaaaaaaTAATCATAGTTCTAGGTTTGCTGCAGTCTAATTTTCTTATCATAGTTTCAGTCATTATGCATAAGCTCTCTTTTACCAACCTGtccatatttttcaaatttagtttgcaaattaattattttcGCAATAATAGTAGAGTTGATTTTTACGGCGCTGGTCCATTAGCCCAGTGGTACAGAGCTGGTTATACATAGCTACAACAGTAAAGCATGAATTCTtcataataatttaaaatactgCAATATTGTTCATTTCAAATAATCATAGTTTGCTGAAATCCCCTCTCATGGAGTGCTTGATGTTTTGCAAATTTCTGCAGCATTCAGCATTGCTAAATCTTGACAATGAGACATCGTTCTTTGGTGTTTTTGATGGCCATGGAGGTACGCAGTAGTTGCAAATATCATCTGCATGTTTGCTCATAGTACTCGTGTGAGCTATCCTATGTTTTATAGATCCATACTTTCAATGTTGCACATATTATCCTTATATTCCTTGTTTCCCTCAGGAAGAGTGGTTGCCAAATTCTGTGCAAAATATTTACACTCTCAAGTTCTCAGAAGTGAAGCCTATTCAGCTGGTGACCTAGGCACTGCTGTTCATAGAGCTTTCTTCAGGTATATGGGTCATTAGATTACCATAATAGATAATATGAGGATTAGAATCTTACTTTTAATTAT
This region includes:
- the LOC127762236 gene encoding protein RRC1-like isoform X2; the protein is MEELKFEKELRQKRNQEREQWREGRHTDTSASSSRFDELPDELDPIGKLPGSFDDGDPQTTNLYVGNLSPKVDENFLMRTFGRFGPIASVKIMWPRTEEERRRQRNCGFVAFMNRADGQAAKDEMEGVVVYDYELKLGWGKSVALPSQALPAPPPGHMAIRNKEGGTVILSGPGGPPLASVKPQTSELVLTPNVPDIVVAPPDDAHVRHVIDTMALHVLDGGCAFEQAVMERGRGNSLFSFLFDLKSKEHTYYVWRLYSFAQGDTLQRWRTEPFIMITGSGRWVPPALPSSRSPEREKESTFAAGRSRRVEVERTLTDSQRDEFEDMLRALTLERSQIKEAMGFALDNADAAGEIVEVLTESLTLKETPIPTKVARLMLVSDILHNSSAPVKNASAFRTKFEAALPDVIESFNDLYRSITGRITAEALKERVLKVLQVWADWFLFSDAYLNGLRATFLRSSHSGVIPFHSLCGDTPEIEKKASSEDGSDGFRLNEDGALATGKAAATRELLGLPLAELERRCRHNGLSLCGGKEMMVARLLSLEEAEKERVYEKDAGIKYGQGESHRTGRDDIAVNARNASRPGEGTDSGESDMLGLSHYAMEAGHKRSNESTPAEPVPSKKPKVDPVLPASKWSREDDVSDDEDRKGGRGLGLSYSSGSDIAGDSGKADATEVSTDHSNHHQDTILDEEHRKKLRQIEIAVMQYRESLEEKGLRNTEEIEKKVASHRRRLQSEYGLSFSNDGANNRRSSERTSSERRDRHDDSSRKRRRSLSRSRSPPRRSLERDREHNRNRDTDRSHGNDAGRERDRVREKSASRGRDDHYDRSRDREKDRRKGR
- the LOC127762236 gene encoding protein RRC1-like isoform X1; the protein is MSSKKVPFHRHKENEEARKKREQDEAARVYEEFVESFKGDSTSGSKFVRGGVIDPNAKLRIDSEGGKSKDGGSVPKKGSRYVPSFLPPSFGKEPDKKKEEERPKEKERRKPRVIDEFMEELKFEKELRQKRNQEREQWREGRHTDTSASSSRFDELPDELDPIGKLPGSFDDGDPQTTNLYVGNLSPKVDENFLMRTFGRFGPIASVKIMWPRTEEERRRQRNCGFVAFMNRADGQAAKDEMEGVVVYDYELKLGWGKSVALPSQALPAPPPGHMAIRNKEGGTVILSGPGGPPLASVKPQTSELVLTPNVPDIVVAPPDDAHVRHVIDTMALHVLDGGCAFEQAVMERGRGNSLFSFLFDLKSKEHTYYVWRLYSFAQGDTLQRWRTEPFIMITGSGRWVPPALPSSRSPEREKESTFAAGRSRRVEVERTLTDSQRDEFEDMLRALTLERSQIKEAMGFALDNADAAGEIVEVLTESLTLKETPIPTKVARLMLVSDILHNSSAPVKNASAFRTKFEAALPDVIESFNDLYRSITGRITAEALKERVLKVLQVWADWFLFSDAYLNGLRATFLRSSHSGVIPFHSLCGDTPEIEKKASSEDGSDGFRLNEDGALATGKAAATRELLGLPLAELERRCRHNGLSLCGGKEMMVARLLSLEEAEKERVYEKDAGIKYGQGESHRTGRDDIAVNARNASRPGEGTDSGESDMLGLSHYAMEAGHKRSNESTPAEPVPSKKPKVDPVLPASKWSREDDVSDDEDRKGGRGLGLSYSSGSDIAGDSGKADATEVSTDHSNHHQDTILDEEHRKKLRQIEIAVMQYRESLEEKGLRNTEEIEKKVASHRRRLQSEYGLSFSNDGANNRRSSERTSSERRDRHDDSSRKRRRSLSRSRSPPRRSLERDREHNRNRDTDRSHGNDAGRERDRVREKSASRGRDDHYDRSRDREKDRRKGR